A single Eremothecium sinecaudum strain ATCC 58844 chromosome VIII, complete sequence DNA region contains:
- the CYR1 gene encoding adenylate cyclase (Syntenic homolog of Ashbya gossypii AAL162C; Syntenic homolog of Saccharomyces cerevisiae YJL005W (CYR1)) yields MSTSNNSRDNQGGNGLTKNANSGLTDSVSESNKITPFKKHYSMGRITSSNEAGAYVSDIEKPQYEVVADSGVVLTGSGNAQSNVVRNEDIVTEGINMKHYRGLHHPTFTKANQFVTSPLANQVRPTPKKVRVSPKGYNTWRASPSSPSSDNSDDDLRSGGIEHNVSRSPGLPQQPQGPEPIKRIPSRAGSFLKRLAGRKSSLNGDVTAADVELLNSTPMPSSLRRKMNSFIHGIEPKRDIKPQIGAMMPSNERRGSAASVNSFPSTTLWQEGRKSSLVDSMTGSPTATTVSNASNSGLPLFVSDTDQNGIPQNMQPSNYLADGSASSADPPKPGAYFNLDIDLNNISDITSTLQPSSNLHENSGTSLHAGVNSDSGGISSDRLHPNYMSHSDVYSLKSTTQWTAPESWDIDGRVVKPAKHKQRCHNPNHHHHQNQNYTQTHHTGNSEAGPTSSLFNTPQGSVSFEAKGRSAGQQPHSRPLVQRAVSPISMLSSDSITSSHSDSCELSVDSAVEDSIPSGRPGSPLVPTSPNITYNEYNSDQEYDKLEQHLDKYYNDLSDIDYKKKYAIRIFNMDYTFTTLSCTPDTTVKDMIPQIKRKFNVTQGNYQVSLKIGKMAKVLKPSVKPILIQIRLMLLNGYKRSDPLNIMGIEDLSFVFNFVFHPVVTSQLTYEQQQRLNNGEFVHVDLRNMDLTIPPIIFYQHTSEIESLDVSNNVNIFLPLDFIESVVKLSSLRMVNIRASRFPANICEATKLVSLDLERNFIKRIPDIISKLSNLTILNLKCNDLERLPRGFKDLKNLQLLDISFNKFHTYPEVINYCTNLLQIDLSYNKIRSIPDSINQLTKLAKINLSNNRIMSVGPLTRMTDLRTLNLRHNRISTMKCRALNLQNLFLTDNRLTVFEDDLVMLRTLELQSNPLTMLKFRGDNLQNLTSLTINKAKLSRLPDDLFLRLPVLEKLELNENNLTSLTSQIKYLKKLVHLLVAKNKLESLPDEISTLKNLKFLDLHSNNLLVLPQSITSLHLTSLNISSNLLVDHGEFYRELLENSGNLAKSLMFFSAADNQITDKIWGFVNAFKSLKVLNLSYNNIMTLPELELNNLTELYLSGNHLSSLTGETFLKLRSLKVLMLNGNNLQSLPAEISLLSQLTVLDVGSNQLKYNISNYHYDWNWQQNTELRYLNFSGNKRFEIKSAIDYETNTDLSDFTMLKQLRVLGLMDVTLNTSKVPDDSVNFRLRTMGSMINGMEYGVADTLGQKAAVSTRDVTFERFRGNEDECLICLYDGINDQTNSGHKVSQLVRDIYDRILVRSLEKFGDKNSTEIIDALRFSFLQLNKEINSAINSVDSRNNDTINLTATESLTGASVTVVYMKGKQMYTANVGNVTAILSKGNGDYSILTHKHDLSDKKEFERVRISGGYANNNKLNGVSEVSRAVGFFDLLPHIYASPDTTETTLMSTDDMLIIATNNLFCYLSNEKIADFARENKTQPMLAAERLKDCAIAYGCNEKITVICISFDKNIGRQSQFSFNNDLLFGKRLKNFEDLMPKRLQAEISPPTGILAIVFTDIKNSTFLWELFPNAMRTAIKVHNNIMRKKLRVFGGYEVKTEGDAFMVAFPTPISALVWCLTIQMKLLQVEWPEEIASLKYGCMFTDENGEAVYPGLSVRMGIHWGCPVPEIDIVTKRMDYLGPMVNKAARVSGIADGGQITLSSDFVAEFNKIMRLHKMVTEEKKPLKSVYGEEFVGQVLEREIQMLENIGWVFEDLGEQKLKGLETREFITIAYPKSFALRRSFSKEQDSCMFDKDHLFKLEKVSETLENILSVINGGLMEVENNALMNTYLTNDRGVDFSVVNMTGNAWLSFLDQLVTRVESTVAILQLRQRTENGLKLCRTGGKPKKSVFELLDELLAVNGTNNALPATLDSGQKDN; encoded by the coding sequence ATGAGTACTTCTAACAATTCACGGGATAACCAAGGGGGGAATGGTCTTACTAAGAATGCTAATAGTGGTTTAACCGATAGTGTGAGTGAAAGTAATAAGATAACACCTTTTAAGAAGCACTACAGTATGGGACGGATTACGAGTAGCAATGAAGCTGGCGCCTATGTCTCTGATATTGAAAAGCCACAATATGAAGTAGTAGCTGATAGTGGTGTAGTGCTGACTGGGTCAGGTAACGCACAAAGTAATGTTGTTAGGAACGAGGATATAGTTACCGAGGGTATCAATATGAAGCACTACAGAGGGTTACACCATCCTACTTTCACTAAGGCTAATCAGTTCGTTACTTCTCCACTTGCGAACCAGGTTAGACCCACGCCTAAGAAGGTCCGTGTGAGTCCAAAAGGGTATAATACTTGGCGGGCGTCGCCATCTTCTCCCTCGTCCGATAATTCAGATGATGATCTTCGATCAGGGGGGATAGAACACAATGTATCAAGGTCACCAGGATTACCACAACAGCCGCAGGGTCCGGAGCCTATCAAAAGGATCCCTTCTCGTGCGGGCTCCTTTTTAAAGCGTTTAGCAGGTCGTAAAAGTTCGTTGAACGGAGATGTTACTGCTGCTGATGTAGAGTTACTGAATTCGACTCCAATGCCCTCATCTTTGAGAAGAAAAATGAATTCTTTTATACACGGAATTGAACCTAAGCGAGATATTAAACCCCAAATTGGGGCTATGATGCCTTCGAATGAACGCCGTGGTTCTGCTGCGAGCGTTAACAGTTTTCCCTCAACCACTCTTTGGCAGGAAGGACGCAAGTCGTCTCTCGTGGATTCAATGACTGGATCTCCTACGGCAACAACGGTATCCAATGCATCTAATAGTGGGTTGCCGCTTTTTGTTTCTGATACAGACCAAAATGGTATTCCTCAGAATATGCAACCGTCTAACTATTTAGCTGATGGCTCTGCATCCTCTGCGGACCCACCCAAGCCTGGAGCATATTTTAATTTGGACATCGATTTGAATAATATATCGGACATTACTAGTACCCTCCAGCCGAGTTCCAACCTTCATGAAAATAGTGGCACATCTCTGCATGCAGGAGTAAACTCTGATAGCGGTGGGATATCAAGTGATCGTCTCCACCCTAATTATATGTCGCATAGTGACGTATACTCCCTAAAATCTACAACACAATGGACGGCACCGGAATCGTGGGATATAGATGGCCGTGTTGTAAAGCCAGCCAAACATAAGCAAAGATGCCATAATCCTAACCATCATCACCATCAAAATCAAAACTATACTCAGACACATCATACTGGTAATTCAGAGGCTGGTCCAACCTCCTCTCTTTTTAATACACCACAAGGATCTGTTAGCTTTGAGGCTAAAGGTAGGTCTGCTGGTCAGCAACCTCATTCACGCCCTCTTGTTCAGAGAGCTGTGTCCCCAATTAGTATGCTGAGTTCGGATAGTATCACTTCTAGTCATTCGGATTCATGTGAACTATCTGTTGACAGTGCAGTCGAAGATTCAATCCCAAGTGGAAGACCTGGCTCGCCACTCGTTCCTACGTCACCAAATATAACGTACAATGAGTACAATAGTGATCAAGAGTACGATAAGCTTGAACAGCATTTGGATAAATACTATAATGATCTAAGTGATATCGATTATAAAAAGAAGTATGCCATTAGAATCTTTAACATGGACTATACCTTTACAACATTATCATGTACACCAGACACTACAGTTAAAGATATGATTCCCCaaataaaaagaaaatttAACGTAACTCAAGGCAATTATCAGGTTTCTTTAAAGATAGGTAAAATGGCAAAGGTATTAAAACCTTCAGTGAAGCCTATTTTAATCCAAATTAGACTAATGTTGTTGAACGGATATAAACGTTCTGATCCATTGAATATTATGGGAATTGAAGATTTGAGCTTTGTGTTTAATTTTGTTTTCCATCCAGTAGTGACTTCCCAACTCACATATGAGCAACAGCAACGTCTGAATAATGGTGAATTTGTACATGTTGACTTGCGTAATATGGATTTGACTATTCCGCCTATTATTTTTTACCAGCATACTTCGGAAATCGAGAGTTTGGATGTTTCTAATAATGTTAACATATTTCTGCCTCTGGACTTTATTGAGAGTGTTGTCAAGTTATCAAGCTTAAGGATGGTTAATATAAGGGCTTCTCGTTTTCCTGCCAATATCTGTGAAGCAACAAAATTAGTATCCCTTGACTTAGAAAGGAATTTTATCAAAAGGATTCCTGATATTATCTCAAAGCTTTCCAACCTAACAATTTTAAACCTGAAGTGCAATGACCTAGAGAGGCTGCCAAGGGGTTTCAAAgatttgaagaatttaCAATTACTTGATATTTCCTTCAATAAATTTCACACTTACCCAGAAGTTATTAACTATTGTACAAATCTGCTGCAGATCGATCTATCTTACAACAAAATCAGGAGTATACCGGATAGTATAAACCAGTTAACAAAGTTGGCGAAGATAAATCTCTCTAACAATAGGATCATGAGTGTAGGCCCACTTACAAGAATGACCGATCTTCGTACATTGAATTTGCGGCATAATCGGATATCAACGATGAAGTGCAGAGCGCTTAACCTCCAGAATTTATTTCTAACTGATAATAGACTTACCGTTTTTGAAGACGACTTGGTTATGCTGCGGACTTTGGAATTGCAGTCAAATCCTCTTACTATGCTAAAATTCAGAGGGGATAACTTACAAAATTTAACAAGTTTGACTATAAATAAAGCGAAGTTGTCTAGATTACCCGATGACTTGTTTTTAAGGTTACCAGTCTTGGAAAAACTTGAACTGAATGAAAACAACTTAACATCATTAACATCGCAGATAAAATATTTGAAGAAACTCGTTCATCTTTTGGTGGCCAAAAACAAATTAGAAAGTTTACCAGATGAGATATCGACTTTGAAAAATTTAAAATTCTTGGATCTTCATTCGAATAATTTATTGGTATTACCGCAATCAATTACTTCACTTCATCTGACGTCCTTGAATATCTCCTCTAATTTACTAGTAGATCATGGTGAATTTTATCGTGAGCTTCTCGAAAATTCAGGTAATTTGGCGAAGTCTTTAATGTTTTTTAGCGCTGCAGATAATCAAATTACAGATAAGATATGGGGCTTTGTTAACGCATTTAAGTCGCTAAAGGTCTTGAACTTATCTTACAACAATATTATGACTTTGCCTGAATTAGAATTGAACAATTTGACTGAGCTGTATCTATCGGGAAATCATTTAAGCAGTTTGACAGGGGAAACATTTTTGAAGCTAAGATCATTGAAGGTTTTAATGCTGAATGGGAATAATTTGCAATCTTTACCAGCTGAGATTTCGTTACTCTCTCAACTTACTGTCTTAGACGTTGGTTCCAATCAATTGAAGTATAATATATCAAACTATCACTATGATTGGAATTGGCAACAAAATACCGAATTAAGATACCTAAATTTTTCTGGAAATAAGAGGTTTGAAATAAAATCTGCGATAGACTATGAAACTAATACTGATCTTTCTGATTTTACGATGTTAAAACAGCTCAGGGTTTTGGGTTTGATGGATGTGACATTAAATACTTCTAAGGTTCCTGATGATAGCGTTAATTTTAGATTAAGGACAATGGGCTCGATGATTAACGGTATGGAATACGGTGTGGCTGACACGTTAGGGCAGAAAGCTGCTGTGTCTACAAGAGATGTTACTTTTGAGCGGTTCAGAGGTAACGAAGATGAATGTCTAATCTGTTTGTATGACGGTATTAATGATCAAACAAACTCTGGTCACAAAGTTTCACAACTCGTTCGGGATATATATGATCGTATCCTGGTTAGATCATTAGAAAAATTTGGCGACAAAAACTCAACAGAGATCATTGACGCATTACGGTTCAGTTTCTTGCAATTGAATAAAGAAATCAACAGTGCTATAAACTCTGTTGACAGTAGAAACAATGATACTATAAATTTAACGGCCACCGAATCACTAACAGGTGCATCTGTGACTGTGGTCTATATGAAAGGCAAGCAAATGTACACTGCTAATGTTGGAAATGTAACGGCTATACTATCGAAAGGTAACGGTGATTACAGTATTTTAACACATAAACATGACCTCTCTGATAAAAAAGAGTTTGAAAGAGTTAGAATATCTGGTGGCTACGCCAATAATAACAAATTAAATGGAGTATCAGAGGTTTCTAGAGCAGTCGGGTTTTTCGATCTCCTACCTCACATATATGCTTCACCTGATACTACTGAAACTACATTGATGAGTACTGATGATATGCTAATCATAGCAACGAACAATTTGTTCTGTTATTTGAGTAATGAGAAAATTGCCGATTTCGCTAGAGAGAACAAAACGCAACCTATGTTAGCTGCAGAAAGGCTGAAGGATTGTGCAATAGCATATGGTTGTAATGAAAAAATAACAGTTATCTGCATTTCATTTGATAAGAATATTGGAAGACAAAGCCAATTTTCATTTAATAATGATTTACTATTTGGGAAGAGGTTAAAGAATTTCGAGGACCTGATGCCAAAAAGACTACAAGCGGAAATTTCTCCACCTACTGGTATATTGGCAATTGTTTTTACTGATATAAAAAACTCAACCTTTTTGTGGGAATTATTCCCTAATGCAATGAGGACAGCTATTAAAGTGCATAATAATATCATGAGGAAAAAACTCCGTGTGTTTGGTGGATATGAGGTCAAGACAGAAGGTGATGCTTTCATGGTTGCTTTTCCAACACCTATTAGTGCATTGGTGTGGTGTTTAACAATTCAAATGAAGCTTTTGCAAGTTGAATGGCCTGAGGAAATAGCGTCTTTAAAGTATGGCTGTATGTTCACCGATGAGAATGGAGAAGCTGTATATCCAGGATTATCTGTACGTATGGGTATTCACTGGGGATGTCCAGTCCCTGAGATCGATATAGTTACTAAGAGAATGGACTACTTAGGGCCAATGGTCAACAAGGCTGCTAGAGTTTCTGGCATTGCTGATGGGGGCCAGATTACTTTAAGTAGCGATTTTGTCGCAGAATTTAACAAAATCATGCGGCTACATAAGATGGTTACTGAAGAAAAGAAGCCATTAAAATCCGTCTACGGTGAAGAGTTTGTCGGTCAGGTGCTGGAAAGGGAAATTCAAATGTTAGAAAACATTGGATGGGTATTTGAGGATTTAGGTGAACAAAAGCTTAAGGGTTTAGAAACTAGAGAATTTATCACAATTGCATACCCTAAGTCTTTTGCTCTAAGGCGCAGTTTTTCTAAGGAACAAGATTCATGTATGTTTGATAAAGATCATCTGTTTAAGCTAGAGAAAGTGTCTGAAACTTTGGAAAATATCCTATCTGTGATTAATGGTGGTTTGATGGAAGTTGAAAATAATGCATTGATGAATACATACCTAACTAATGATAGGGGTGTAGATTTTTCAGTCGTTAATATGACGGGTAATGCGTGGTTATCATTTTTAGATCAATTAGTAACTAGGGTGGAATCAACGGTAGCAATATTGCAATTGCGCCAACGCACAGAAAATGGTTTGAAGTTATGTAGAACTGGAGGTAAACCGAAAAAGTCTGTGTTTGAGTTGTTGGATGAGCTATTAGCAGTAAACGGGACCAATAATGCTCTTCCTGCTACATT
- the COX17 gene encoding copper metallochaperone COX17 (Syntenic homolog of Ashbya gossypii AAL161W; Syntenic homolog of Saccharomyces cerevisiae YLL009C (COX17)), whose product MSESCPLPSVNTSKVKQDNKPKPCCVCKVEKEERDKCLLFNSQESGKCEDLISSYKSCMKGYGFTI is encoded by the coding sequence ATGTCTGAATCTTGTCCGCTTCCTTCCGTTAACACTTCTAAGGTTAAACAAGACAACAAGCCTAAGCCATGTTGCGTTTGTAAGGTTGAAAAGGAAGAGAGGGACAAATGCCTATTATTTAACTCTCAGGAGTCAGGAAAGTGTGAGGATTTGATATCCAGCTATAAATCTTGTATGAAAGGTTACGGCTTTACTATCTAA